One stretch of Armigeres subalbatus isolate Guangzhou_Male chromosome 2, GZ_Asu_2, whole genome shotgun sequence DNA includes these proteins:
- the LOC134218368 gene encoding uncharacterized protein LOC134218368, translating into MSAQKRNASNLKKIRAIIALALPPLFEFLKIRNIKFHYYRSLAEWSRPEYSYWSSTDPKKNNERRPSSPPEECSPLLECGSLPDIKIHWAYLQNQPGINLG; encoded by the exons ATGAGCGCCCAAAAGCGAAAtgcttcaaatttaaaaaaaatccgtgcgaTTATTGCTCTTG caCTACCTCCGCTATTCGAATTCCTGAAAATCAGAAATATAAAATTTCATTACTACCGCAGTTTGGCAGAGTGGAGCCGGCCAGAATACTCTTATTGGTCCTCAACAGATCCGAAGAAAAACAATGAGAGGCGACCCAGCAGTCCACCCGAAGAATGCAGTCCACTTTTGGAATGCGGAAGTTTACCGGATATCAAAATACACTGGGCATATTTGCAG AATCAGCCTGGAATCaatttagggtaa